The Salvia splendens isolate huo1 chromosome 20, SspV2, whole genome shotgun sequence nucleotide sequence ctctctctcctaaGTTACCAATTACTCGtattatttcaaaatatgtTATTTTATGGATGGATGGCAGGAAgtatataaacaaataaaaatctcTATTTTAAATAAACATAATGCTAGATATATTAcatcaaaaaacaaaacaaaaagaaagatAAATGTTTGATTGTTATGCTCATTTACATGATAAATTCAGAACATGTTGGCCCCTCAGATTAACATCCATGCTACAATTCATCGAAGCAGTTCTATGCCTATTAACAATCTTCATCACTCGAATCTCACCTCGCAACTCCGCCACCATCACTAATCTCACCAAATTCAATTCAATATCTCTGCTAATATTCATATAATTCTCCGACGGCCCGCCGCTCGCCTCCACGGCCGCGCCGATCCGTCCCCGCTCCCGGGCGCCAACTCTTCCGCCGTGGACGCTCCCCGCCCCAAACGTGGCGTTGCCGTACAACAAAGCGACGCTGCCGCCGCGAAATTCGAAGCGGCCGAAATTCGTGTTGTGGAGGGTGAGATCGGCGGTCATGGTCATGTTCAGCGAGGAGGCGTTGTAGCGAAGGCCCTGTACGACGACGTTTGATAGGCGGAGAGACGGGGGCTTGATTCGGAGGACGACGAGGCCGAATATTAAGAAGGCGATGCTTAGTAGAACGACGGAGGTGAGGATGTAAACTAGGGTTTTGCTCGCGCCTTCTTGTTTTGGTGTTGGTTTATTGGTTTTGAATTCGTGGATTTTTTGATGAGTTATTTGTGGTGGATTAAGGTGGTTTTCCTCCTCCATTTTGTTCATATTGGATGTATAATAGTAGGAAGTGAGGATTTTGCAATTGCAAGTTGTGTATCATGTGTCAAAGGCAAAGGCGGCATCtaattcatactccctccgtcccaacttaattgtcactcttagaGTGGGCACGGatattaagaaatgtaaagaaaagctggtttgaaaagttagtggaatgtgagacacatttttttatattagttttataataaaatatgagtagagtgagttagtggaacgtgagacctacttactatttatggtaaaaatgaaatgtcacaattaagttgggacggaccgaaatgaaaaagagtgacaattaagttgagacggagggaatactttttactaaaaaggaaaatgacttaAGTAATTAATATGGAACgtccaaaatggaaaatgactCCTCTAATATGGAACGGGGGGTTAAAATATTAAGTAGAAGTTTGTTTAATTAGTTGAATGGGTCGGGAAATGGAGATAAGTTCAAGGTGGTCCATTAGGTCGCGCTCGTTGCCATCACTATAACTTTATTATTTTCGTTTAATATGGTTATAGCTAGAAATCAATTTGCGGTTATTTGAGTGAGATAGTGATAAAAGCGACCCCTAAGGTTTAATTACTTTGAAAAAGATTCATTTTAAGTTGACAAGTAAGAACGTTCCCATGAGATAATTGCAAATGTTTGTGAATAAATTTATTTTCGTTTCAGAGATGAATTAACTTTCTTAAGTTTGTACGACTCCTTATCTTAGCGAGTGCGAACACTCCAAACAAAAGTATAGGAAGAACATATTGAGGGTTATttcactactagaaaaattgcttctcactacactttttttatcacactttataaaaagtgtcagcatagatgtactatctacacactagcttttcactgcactttataatatattgttactgcacttcaacataaaaagtgccatcatagatgtactatctatGCACTACCTCTTACTACAGGTACCCGGTGCTGCACTTCCAAAAGTGCCATTACAGGCAAAGTGCCACAACAATAGTTTTCTAGTGGCAATTTTAGGTGTCATTAAAggccaattttctagtagtgtaaATTTTAGAAGTGGCAACATATCGAAATACTTCATCCAAATGAGCAACGCCATCAATCAAAATTcatgaattaaaaaataacgaaatataatactccttccgtcccaataAAGATGATTCACTTTCTTTTCTAGTTTGTCCAACTCAAGATGACACATTACTAAATATAGAGAATATTTTTATCTCAAGAAAAAGTtggaatgtgggtcccacttttatatactccctccgtctacaaaaaatagagcacatttgccatttttggttgtccacgaaaaatagagcacattttaaaaatgaaagttttcaacaacttctctcttacttttttcccttctctcttactaataatatggacctcacattccactaacacaacttctctcttatttttttttccttctctcttactttaccaattttacattaaaactcgtgtcattcacaatgtgtcatattttttgtggacggagggagtattattttttaataaaatgttagtgggGTGAGTTAGTGTAATGTGAGTCTATTGGCatatatagtaaaagtgaaatgtgatattTAATGGAGGACataaaagaaggaaaaatgagacatttaaaaGTGGATGGAGGTAGTAATAACGATAGTATATTGAAGGTAATATATAgtcgagttttaagaaattgtttgactttataaaagtaagtggtagaaaaagttagtggaatgtgaatcacacttttatatattgattttttaataaaatgtgagtacgGTGacttagtggaatgtgagtctttATTGCAAAATATAGTAAAGGTGAAATATGATATTTAATGATGAACataaaagaaggaaaaatgagataCTTAAAGGTGGTATTGtataaacttcaaactatgatatgaaccgttagaaaatgtcaataaatgacaaaataatatcAACAGAAAATGTCGATACAATATCAactgttgacactgtgttgacattttctctgttattttattttctgttgatattttccaatgatctatatcataatttaaagtttatacaatatttagagtttgcatttgattacgtGCACGTAATTTACTGGGAAGGAGGTAGAAGAATCAAGAATGTAATGGGTCTACAATCTACACAATCTACATTCGTGTGCAGGTTATTCAGGTCAGGTGAGTTTCAATTGTGATTATATGTAAAA carries:
- the LOC121781974 gene encoding late embryogenesis abundant protein At1g64065-like, which codes for MNKMEEENHLNPPQITHQKIHEFKTNKPTPKQEGASKTLVYILTSVVLLSIAFLIFGLVVLRIKPPSLRLSNVVVQGLRYNASSLNMTMTADLTLHNTNFGRFEFRGGSVALLYGNATFGAGSVHGGRVGARERGRIGAAVEASGGPSENYMNISRDIELNLVRLVMVAELRGEIRVMKIVNRHRTASMNCSMDVNLRGQHVLNLSCK